The following are from one region of the Lytechinus pictus isolate F3 Inbred chromosome 4, Lp3.0, whole genome shotgun sequence genome:
- the LOC129259277 gene encoding uncharacterized protein LOC129259277, which translates to MPVSLSVWRAKIGTYMRRKQKVYDYFYYLRRYVYGLKLIEKAKKAAEHSKENDNSNCHHSSSNSSPTGENGKSRNASCRQHQPSDGVNLKQAETESPGDRDVNSKEVEASSQTGYVGGNGPSCRTKTPDHIAQDGSKCADGRTLATHPTCSTEKQSIPVPDPSDTKPTKPCDLDELDLRYITIHSTSHASLHNSTQIHGQDKGGGKSGVYSQVATHIAGHQDGVKQDLERSNPLTSEIDDQSSSISELDTSCNAEHTLCTLEVETFHETPISPVRRLRSSSGDADKIQRNLFCSSMTNVILLRSGDVEQNPGPNNNPGNLTEFELHLLADGMDPSDFRKVGLALGFTEAQLSRFERDNTGNIMQAIYRMLCEWLKTVRDNEARAILSKKLKEINLAQLADSVQKGQVGDHILSLTEDEFKRVIKEVKKYSAVHHCQIQADPLNSDLILEFNRIFTNLTLMEEDKGTKHKTPLLYEDLLKTKVNGVFPQRLLVEGEGGVGKTTLCAKIVWDWIHEAAYQDFKLVLLVLLREVKDKTIGEIIKSYLPDDNMVTAMQLNKYVFSHQTDVLLVLDGFDEFAGDLDSCYQIALIILNRVFKSGKVLITSRRWRSDEIRKITELRKLYAFIAVEGFSDENLSSYVTKFFHPDTTSAEDLNRFISNNDVIRENMAPYPIYTAMLCIMWKEFDGERRIAMSKLQTFSQLIDEMVQFLVDHYLSKLGLTSRDEEWHVQRAEILLHLSNIGCLAFQGLMERRLVFSEQEFKSWPGCVNTGCQVGVLTKQAPILKRRQQRYHTHPADSSVQFPHKLFQEYLSGMYLASLHNSNRREYDRLMKDIVGNAHEFLELLYFTSAQQKEVGLDIITHLIASTSTRSMRYGRTDDDYIVDVAYESQDQTVARAVADHLSTSSSNTLEIGEEMQAHTVSGHIFIMNHRKVVNNNPHTNALCIQRSNV; encoded by the exons ATGCCTGTCTCTCTCAGTGTCTGGCGTGCCAAGATCGGCACGTACATGCGCCGTAAGCAGAAAGTATatgactacttctactacctgAGGAGGTATGTTTATGGTCTCAAATTAATTGAAAAGGCGAAGAAAGCAGCTGAACACTCAAAAGAAAATGACAATAGCAATTGCCACCACTCATCTTCTAACAGCTCTCCAACTGGTGAAAATGGTAAATCTAGAAACGCATCATGTCGACAACATCAGCCTTCTGACGGTGTAAACCTGAAACAAGCCGAAACTGAATCACCGGGTGACCGTGACGTCAATAGTAAGGAAGTGGAAGCAAGTTCTCAGACTGGTTACGTCGGGGGCAATGGTCCTTCTTGTCGCACCAAAACCCCCGATCACATCGCTCAGGATGGGTCTAAGTGTGCTGATGGTCGTACACTTGCAACACATCCAACATGTTCAACCGAGAAGCAATCCATTCCTGTCCCTGATCCTTCTGACACCAAACCTACCAAGCCTTGTGACCTAGACGAGTTGGACCTGAGATACATAACCATTCATAGCACATCACATGCTAGCCTCCACAATTCAACTCAGATACATGGACAAGACAAAGGTGGTGGCAAATCGGGGGTATACTCACAGGTAGCTACACACATCGCTGGCCATCAAGATGGCGTCAAGCAGGACCTGGAGAGATCGAACCCTTTAACGTCGGAAATAGATGACCAATCTTCATCTATTTCTGAACTGGATACATCTTGCAACGCTGAGCACACATTGTGTACTTTG GAGGTcgaaacatttcatgaaacaccaaTCTCTCCAGTCAGGAGATTACGTTCATCCAGTGGAGACGcagataaaatacaaaggaattTATTCTGTTCTAGTATGACCAACGTGATCCTCCTGAGGTCTGGTGACGTGGAGCAAAATCCTGGTCCAAATAACAA CCCTGGGAATCTAACTGAGTTCGAACTCCATCTCCTTGCTGACGGTATGGATCCATCAGACTTCAGGAAGGTTGGACTGGCTTTAGGATTCACTGAGGCTCAACTAAGTCGGTTTGAGAGAGATAACACTGGGAACATAATGCAAGCAATCTATAGGATGCTTTGCGAGTGGCTGAAGACAGTACGAGATAATGAAGCGAGGGCGATACTGTCCAAaaagttaaaagaaataaatttggCACAGCTCGCCGACAGTGTACAGAAAG GTCAAGTCGGAGATCACATACTATCACTGACAGAAGACGAATTCAAACGGGTCATCAAAGAGGTCAAGAAATATTCTGCCGTTCACCACTGTCAAATTCAAGCCGATCCACTGAACAGCGACCTTATACTTGAATTTAATCGGATTTTCACAAATTTGACTTTGATGGAAGAAGATAAGGGAACAAAGCATAAGACACCGTTACTCTACGAAGACCTACTCAAGACCAAGGTAAACGGGGTCTTTCCACAACGCTTGTTGGTTGAAGGTGAAGGTGGTGTGGGGAAGACAACTCTTTGTGCAAAGATCGTTTGGGACTGGATTCATGAAGCAGCTTACCAAGATTTCAAACTGGTACTTCTCGTCCTCCTTCGTGAAGTAAAGGATAAGACTATTGGAGAGATTATAAAGTCCTACCTCCCAGACGACAATATGGTTACAGCCATGCAGCTAAACAAGTATGTCTTTTCCCATCAGACAGACGTCCTTCTCGTTCTGGACGGTTTTGACGAGTTTGCTGGCGATCTTGATAGCTGTTACCAAATCGCCCTCATCATCCTGAATCGGGTGTTCAAGTCAGGGAAAGTACTAATCACATCAAGACGATGGAGATCAGATGAGATACGGAAGATTACAGAGCTTAGAAAGCTTTATGCCTTCATTGCCGTGGAAGGTTTCTCTGATGAAAATCTATCTTCCTACGTCACCAAGTTCTTCCATCCAGACACAACTTCGGCTGAAGATTTGAATCGATTTATATCAAATAACGATGTGATCAGAGAGAACATGGCTCCATACCCCATATACACAGCTATGCTGTGTATCATGTGGAAAGAATTCGATGGCGAACGTCGCATAGCAATGTCGAAATTACAAACATTTTCTCAGCTGATTGATGAGATGGTCCAATTCTTGGTCGATCATTATCTTTCAAAGCTCGGTCTGACGTCAAGAGACGAGGAGTGGCATGTACAACGTGCAGAAATACTTCTCCATCTATCCAACATCGGTTGTCTTGCCTTCCAGGGGCTCATGGAAAGACGATTGGTGTTCAGCGAACAAGAGTTCAAGAGCTGGCCAGGATGTGTAAACACAGGTTGTCAAGTTGGAGTACTCACTAAACAAGCACCGATCCTTAAGAGGAGACAACAAAGGTACCATACACATCCCGCAGACTCATCTGTGCAGTTTCCCCATAAGCTGTTTCAGGAGTATCTATCAGGGATGTATCTGGCATCTCTTCACAACTCAAACAGAAGAGAGTACGACAGATTGATGAAGGATATAGTCGGAAATGCACATGAATTCCTGGAGCTTCTGTACTTCACTTCGGCCCAACAGAAGGAGGTCGGATTGGATATCATAACTCATCTCATAGCGTCAACGTCAACACGATCAATGAGATATGGGCGTACCGATGATGACTACATTGTCGATGTTGCATATGAGAGTCAAGACCAAACAGTGGCCAGAGCTGTGGCAGATCATCTATCGACTTCATCCAGCAACACACTTGAGATCGGAGAAGAGATGCAGGCCCACACGGTATCAGGACATATCTTCATCATGAATCATCGTAAAGTGGTAAACAATAACCCCCATACAAACGCCCTCTGTATTCAAAGATCTAATGTTTAA